In Streptomyces canus, one DNA window encodes the following:
- a CDS encoding helix-turn-helix domain-containing protein, with product MILLRRLLGDVLRRQRQRQGRTLREVSSSARVSLGYLSEVERGQKEASSELLSAICDALDVRMSELMREVSDELALAELAQSAAATPSAPVPAAVRPMLGSVSVKGVPPERVTIKAPSEAVDVVAA from the coding sequence ATGATTCTGCTCCGTCGCCTGCTGGGTGACGTGCTGCGTCGGCAGCGCCAACGCCAGGGCCGTACTCTGCGCGAAGTCTCCTCGTCCGCCCGAGTCTCACTCGGCTATCTCTCCGAGGTGGAGCGGGGGCAGAAGGAGGCTTCCTCCGAGCTGCTGTCCGCGATCTGCGACGCGCTGGACGTACGGATGTCCGAACTCATGCGGGAAGTGAGCGACGAGCTCGCCCTCGCCGAGCTGGCCCAGTCCGCTGCGGCCACGCCCAGCGCACCGGTACCGGCAGCGGTGCGCCCGATGCTGGGTTCCGTCTCGGTCAAGGGTGTGCCACCGGAACGGGTGACCATCAAGGCGCCCAGCGAAGCGGTGGACGTCGTAGCGGCGTGA